Within the Vagococcus carniphilus genome, the region TATGAAGATTTAGAGAAAACAGTTGCTCATACTACTTCTCTCATTAGAAGCGCTGTGATATCTGTCATTGTTTTGCTTGTTATCATAATTGGTTTACTTGTTTTAGCTAAAAATAGAAAGAAACGTAAGAAAGAAAGATATGACAAAATGATGATGTCTGATGACGACGATGAGGAGTATGAAGACGAATGAAAAAGGATTTTTTAATTGTCGTAGTTTTATTATTCTTTGGAGCTTTTCTTTTTAAAGGAACTAAAATTCAAAGTGTTGACGACTATTATCTAACGCACATTGATGACATTACGCCTGAGTCTGAAACAGTTACCCTGAGTATTGAGGCAAAAACTCTTTTAGATAATATGGATAAATTAGATGAGAATTTACGTTCTGAAAAGTATGTTCCAAAGAATGGCGTCATCTTAAAAGAGACAGAAGTTGTTCTTAGAAATAAAGATACGGTTTTCGATTTATTGAACCGAACAACGCGTTACAACAAAATCCAATTTGATTATCAAGGATCTGATAATAATTCATTTGGTAGTAACTATATTAAAGGAATTAATTATCTTTATGAGTTCTCAGCAGGGCCCTTAAGTGGCTGGATGTATAAAGTGAACGGGAAGTTTCCTGATTACGGTGTGAGTAAATATTTCGCTAAAGATAAAGATAAGATAGAAATTATTTATACCTGTGATTTAGGAAGAGATATTGGGGGAGGGTTTAACAATGAATCTGAGAAGTAACGAACTAGCTTTTGAACGGTTTCACCCCTTCGTACTGTTCCTTTACTATATGACGATTATCTTTTTTAGTATGTTCACAACAAATCCTATTTTATTAGGAATTTCACTCATCGGAAGTTTAGCTTATTTATTAATAATAGCCAAAAGCGTTTGGAAAGTTATTCTTTATTATTCTGTGATTTTTATGATTATTATGTTAACAAATCCTTTATTTGTTCATAATGGTGAAACCATTTTATTTTTCATGAATGACAAACCGGTTACATTAGAAGCCTTTTTATATGGTGGAATGGTAGGTTTAATGATTGTTTCCATTATCTTTTGGTTTAAAAGTTATAACGAGGTTATGACATCTGATAAATTTATCTATTTATTTGGTAATATTGCACCTAAAATTTCTATTACGTTATCGATGATTTTACGCTATGTTCCTTTATTTAAAGAACAAATCAAAAAAATTAATATGACACAGAAAACACTTGGACTTTACGCTAGTGATAGCTATTCAGACAAACTATTGAGTGGTTTAAGAGTTTTTAGAAGCTTAATTGGTTGGTCGTTAGAAAATAGTGTTGATGTCGCTCGTTCAATGAAATCAAGAGGTTATGGGTTAAAAGGAAGAACTCATTTCTCTTTATTTAAATTCTATTTTGAAGATGCGTTATTACTTGGTATGAATCTGATCTTCTTAATGATAATCTTTTTAATGGTAAAAAGTGGTATCGTTAGCATCAATTACTATCCTTTAGTAGATCCATTTTATTTTACAACGCAAACAGTCTTGCTATATATCGGAACCGGACTATTTGTTTTACTTCCAACTCTTATAGAAATGAAGGAGCAGTTGCTATGGCGCTTATTGATATCAAAAATTTAAATTTTAAATACGCAGGTAATGAGGAGAAAACATTAAAAGATGTTTCTCTTACTGTTAATCAAGGTGAATTTGTCGTTTTATGCGGCGCTTCTGGTTGCGGTAAAACAACCCTTCTAAATCTTTTAAAACCTTCTCTTGCACCAAATGGAAGTAGAGAAGGAGAAATCTTATTTTTAGACAAAGAATTAAAAGAACATGACGAACGCTCTATTGCAAGTGATATCGGTTTTGTTATGCAAAATCCAGATAGCCAAATTGTAACAGATAAAGTGTGGCATGAATTAGTGTTTGGCTTAGAAAATATGGGTATTCCTACTAATATCATGAAGCGTCGAGTAGGGGAAATGGCTAGCTTTTTTGGTATCCAACATTTATTTAGAAAAAAAACAAGCGAACTTTCAGGAGGACAAAAACAATTAGTGAACCTTGCTAGCGTTCTTGTCATGCAACCTAAATTACTTGTTTTAGATGAGCCTACCTCTCAACTTGATCCAATTGCAGCAACTGAGTTCATTCAAACTTTACATAAATTAAATACTGAGTTAGGAATCACTATTGTTATTGTTGAGCACCGTTTAGAAGATGTTTTCCCACTTGCTGATAAAGTTATTATTATGAATGATGGAGAAATTATCATGGATGATAGCCCACGAGTTGTTGGTGAAACGATTCAAGATTATCCAAAAGCGATTTCGATGATTCATGGGTTACCAAGTGCTGTGAGGATTTTTAGCGGTTTAAATCAACAAGGAACTTGTCCATTAACTGTTAGAGAAGGTAAAGATTTTCTTAATAAGTTTTATCTGCCAAACGAAGAATCTAGCACAGAAGAATTTGAAATGGACTCTGAGTCTGTTGAAAAAGAATCAGCTATTATTAAGATTAAGGATGTTTGTTTCAAGTATGAAAGAGATTTACCTGATGTCTTATACAAATTGAATCTAACACTTCGTAAAGGAGAGGTATTCAGTGTATTAGGCGGAAATGGTGTAGGAAAGTCCACCTTACTTAGTGTCCTATCTGGACAAAGAAGAGCTTATAAGGGTAAAGTCATCATTCGAGATAAATCGATTAAAAAATACAAAAATAATGAGTTGTACAAGCATAATCTAGCTTTCTTACCTCAAAATCCTCAAACTGTTTTTCTTAAAAGCACTGTTGAAGAAGACTACCGAGAAATTAGTAAAGTTATCGGGTACTCAAATGAAGAAATGACGGAATTAATAAAAGAAACTCTTGAAAAATTAGGAATTAGTCATTTAGCTGACAAACATCCTTATGATTTAAGTGGTGGAGAACAACAAAAAGCCGCTCTTGGAAAAATTTTATTATTAAAACCTTCAATTATTTTATTGGATGAACCAACAAAAGGAATGGATGCTTTTTCGAAAAAAAGCTTTTCAAAAATTCTATCTGATATGAAAAAAGAGGATATTACTGTATTAATGGTGACTCATGATGTAGAATTTGCTGCTGAAAATTCAGATAGATGTGGGTTGTTCTTTGACCGAAATATTATATCAATTGATAAAACAGTTGAATTTTTTGCTAGCAATACATTCTATACAACAGCTTCTAATCGAATTGCTAGAGACTTTTATCCCAAAGCGATTACAGTCGAAAATGTTGTTGAAGAAGCTAAAACAAAAGAGAGGATGAAAGCTCATGACTAAAAATAAAAAAATAGCGATGAATTTACTTTTAGTTGTGGGGGTACCGCTCTTAATTCTTTTAGGTATTTATTTATTCAATGATCGTAAATATAATATTATTTCAATATTAGTTGCTATTGTTGCTTGTATACCTGGGTTTTACAAGTATGAAAAAAGAGATTCAAATATGCTACTAATTGTTGTGATAGCCGTTCTTTCTGCTATATCTATTATCGGAAGAGTTGCTTTTGGTTTGATTCCTTTCTTTAAACCAGTTAGTGCTGTTGTTATTTTGTCAGGTATTTATTTAGGAAAAGAAGAAGGATTTCTAATTGGAGCTTTATCAGCTATTGGTTCAAATATCTTTTTCGGTCAAGGACCATGGACGCCTTTTCAAATGTTTACATGGGGAATGATTGGTTTTATTTCAGGTCTACCTTGGATTAGTAAAAAATGTAAAGAAAATAAATTTTATTTAAGCTTATTAGGAGCCTTTTCGGGTATTATTTTTACAATGATTATGGACTTATGGTCAACATTAAACTTTCAAGACGTCTCTCTTGAAAGATACGGACTTTTACTGATAAAAGCTGCTCCAATCACGTTAATCTACATTGTATCTAATATTATTTTCTTGCTTGTTTTACAAGAGCCAATAGGAAAAATGTTAGAAAGAATTGATCAAAAATACGGAATTAAGGAAATGGGAAAATAAATGAATAATAAAGTGAATGAAATACTATTAGAAGTTAAGAAAAACGTAAAAGGTAAAGATGAGGTTATTGAAAAAATTCTGATGACTATTTTAGCTAAAGGTCATGTGTTACTAGAAGATGTCCCTGGTGTTGGTAAAACAACTCTTGCCCTTAGTTTTAGCCGTGTAATGGATTTAGACTTTAAACGAATCCAGTTTACACCTGATGTAACACCCTCAGACGTAGTTGGTTTTACAATGTATGATTCAAAGAAACAAGATTTTGTTTTCAAACAAGGTGCTGTTATGTCCAATCTAGTATTAGCAGATGAAATTAACCGAACTTCAAGTAAAACACAATCAGCGCTTCTTGAAGTCATGGAAGAACACCAAGTAACAGTTGATGGACAAACTTATTCGGTACCAGAACCATTTTTTGTTATCGGAACTCAAAATCCAATCGGTTCAGCTGGAACTCAAATGTTACCAAACTCTCAATTAGACCGTTTTATGGTTTGTTTAGAAGTTGGTTATCCATCAAATGATGCTTTAGTCGACATCTTAAGAGATCGTCAGTCAAGTAAACCACTTGAAAAATTGCAAACTCTTGTCACTAAAGAAGAATTGCTAAAAATGCAAGAAGAGGTAATGAAAGTAACGATTCATGACGATATTTTAATGTATATTGCTAATTTATGTGAGGCAACACGTCAACATGAAATGGTTGAGCTAGGTGTTAGTCCTCGTGGTGCATTAGCTATTAGTCTTCTTGCTAAAAGTAAAGCTTATGTTTCAGGAAGAGATTATGTGACACCAGAAGATGTTTTAGCTATCTTTTCAGATGCAACTCACCATAGATTAGTTCTTAAGAATACAGCTCGTTTAGCCAATCAACATGCTCGTTTAGTGATTGAAGCAATTACTAAAGAAGTTAAAACAGGCCTAGTAAACGAGGGTGAAAAGAATGCGTAAAAATCGAATCTTGGTTGTCTTGATTTGGTTTTTCTTACTAGTTCTATTTTTCTTACAAAATTCATACAAACCCATAATTGTCTTATCTTTCTTTTCTATTATCTTAATCATTGATATCTTATTATTCATATTTTCTGCTAAAAAATATGAAGTATCCACTCATTTAAAAAGTGAATTTTTAGATAATAAAAAAATAAGTGGTCAACTAACACTAAAAACAACTAATCGCTTTTTATTCAATCAAGTGATTGTCAACTATATGTTAGTTAATCAATTAACCAATGAAACAATCAAAAAACAGGTTTCTTTTTTCAATTTGAAAAACAATGATGAAACATTAAACTTTCAACTTGAATCTGAGTATAGTGGTAAATTGCGATTAGAGGTTGAATCAATCCGATTTTCAGATTTTTTCCATCTCTTTGAAATAAGTGGCATTGGAGAAATAAGTGAAGAAGAATTAGTTATTTATCCTGATTCTTATCACTTTGAAATAACTCCCCCAAACTTTTTAGGAGATGCTAACCAAACGTCACTTGTCATCAATCAAAATAGAGCCAAACAAGGAGATATGTTTGATTTTAAAACATATGAAGTAGGGGATCCTGTCAAAAATATTCATTGGAAAATGTCCATGAAAGAACAAGAACTAATTGTAAGAGAACTGAGTGAAGAAGCCTCTCATAAACAATTGATCCTATTAGAAACTAATTATCTAACAACTGACAGTAAAGTTTCCAATCGATCAATTCATGCTTTGGTAGCTACTTTTGTTTCAACAATTGAAACGATGGTTAAAAATAACCAAACTATTACTATCGGCTGGTTAAGCCAAACGTCTCAAACGATTCAAGTTGAAACTATTTCTTCAAAAGAAAACTTACAGCTGATTGAAAAATGTTTGGCTGATATTAGTTACCAACAAGCAGATGGACTAGTTTGGCATTACTTTAAGGACTATATAACTCAAGTCAATTATTCACGAATAATTTATCTTCATCCAGACTTAACTAGAGGAAATTTCAATGAGTTTCCACAAACCTTTCCAATTGCGATTGGAGAAAATTCTAACGCATTACCAAATACAACGCATATTCACGCTGAACATTATGAAGCTGATATCGTCAATTTAATTATTTAAAAGGGAGGGACTTACAATGAGTCAAAAATTAAAAGAACAACAAGTGTCTTTATCCATTGAAGAGACAACTCAAAATAAAGTTTCTCCACTAAAAATTATCGTATCCTCTATTGGAATATTGTTAATGGCGTGTAGTTTTTATTTGATGTTAAGTCAGTTTTCAACAACGATTAAAGCAAATTTAAAAATAGGATTACTAATGATTTTTCTATGGGTTTTCTTAATTTCTTTAAGTAAATGGTTCCTTAAAAAGAATCAAAAAATAACTCTAATTGGCTTTTTAATCCTATTTTTCTTTCTTTTTTTACTAAGTTTTTACTGGACCAAAGATGCTGGGATTCAAATTTTTAACGAGTTTCTAGCTTACTTAGGACGCTTTAATGGTGCTTATTATTTCGGCCTTGAAGGAGGAAATAAATTAAACTTTACTTTATTCTTTCTAGTCTTAACGCAATTCTTAGTTTTGCTTTCTTTAACAGTTGCGCAGTTCTTTTATTCAGGTAGTTTAATTGTTTGGCTGAGCTATCTGATTATTGGAGGTTTTTGGTTAAAATCTTTTAATGTTTATAGTTTAATTTGTTTACTGTTAGCAACACTTATTTTGTTAATATTCAAAAAAATGAACCTAAACAATCAATCAGTTAAATTGAACGTTCGACTTTTAGCTTTAACACTAGGATTTATTATCTTAATGATTACTCCTATTTACTTATTAAAAGTTGATCAAATGATTTTAACTTCTGGTCAAGTTGCGAACTTACATGAAGAGATTAAAGATAAAAAAGAAGTGTATAACTATGGGAAAGATGAATTCTTACCTATGGGACAATTAAAAAACTATCAAGAAAAAAGAACAGATAAAAAAGTTTTAGAAGTTGAAATGAGTTCGATTGAACCCTTATATTTAAAACAATTTATCGGAAAAGAAGTAGCTGGAAATAACTGGGAAAGTTTGTCTAAAGACTCTTTATACGAAGATTACTCTTTAAATTATTGGTTAAATCAAGCTAAGTTTTCAAGTTTTTCTCAGTTATCTGATATCTCTTTAGCTGTTAAAAATAAAAAATCTAAGACAAATGAAATTAGAGTTCAAAATAGCAATGGGTCAACTAAAGAGCAGTTTCTTCCATATGGGATGATAAAAAGTAAGAATTGGGAAAATGAAATTACCAACGATGCTTTCATTCCTGGAAATAAAAAGAAAGAGGAAACAAGCTATACATATGATATAGTTTCAAATGTTTTAACTAGTTACCCAAGACTCGTTAAAGATTTCTCTGTCATGAAAAAAGATAAAGCATCCAATGATTACCTATTGAATGAATCAAATTACAATGAATTTGTTTATAAAAATTATTTGTCCGTGCCTGATGAATTAACTGGAAAGCTGACAACCATTTCTGGTGTGAATCCTCATTTGAAAGAACATGTTTACTATGAAAAGGCTGATAAAATTATCATTGATTATGTTAAAAAAAATTATCAAAAACCTACTAAAAAGGATAAAACACCTAAAGATTTCATTGATTTAGCTTTATCAAATGACTATCATTTAAAATTTGATACTGAAATTGCGACTCTTTCTACTCTTTTATATCGTCATATGGGAATTCCCGCAAGATATGTAGAAGGATATGTCGTTACACCTGAATCTATTTTAAGATCAAAAGATAATCAAGTAAATATCACAGGTAAAGAAGCCCACGCGTGGACAGAAATTTACCAAGATGGAATTGGCTGGGTGCCAAAAGAAACTATGGCGACTTATCTTAATATTATGCCTCAGCCTGAGTTTGAAGGTCTATCTTATAGTGGTGATAAAGATAATAATGAAGACGCTAAGGGAAATGCAACAGCTAAAGGAAGACAAGAATTACAAGATAATGAAAAATCAGATACTAAGCAAGTAGAAGATAAACAAAAGAAAGAGTTTAAGAAAACATTTATCATTATCCTTGTGTCACTGCTTGTTCTTGCTTTAATCGTAGGATTAGGTTTTATCTTACTTAAAACCTTAAAAGCCTACAATCGACGTAAACAAGCTAAATTGGCTATGGAAGATACTAATAGCTTAATAGCTGCTAAAGCCAAACTAAATGAAGTATTCCGTTTACTTGAAGCTGATCAAGTAAGTTTACCTGGTGGCTCCTTATACGATTATGTACCGTTAATTGATGCTCAATATAAAGATGCCAAGTACACTCAATTATACGAAAAAGTTATTAGAGACATTCAGAAAAGTGCTTATAGTAATAATTCAACTCTAACCGATAAAGAAATTGGTCGAATGGATAAATTACTTGCTTCAACCACTTACCATGTATTTGAAAATAAATCTTTCAAACAAAAAGTTAAAATGAAACAAATACTTTATTATTCATAAAAGAAACCCTCGTCAAGGCGTTTAACTGCCAGTGACAAGGGGTTCTTTTTTTAAAAGTAATCGCTAAAATAAGCGGCTTGATCAGGAATAATTCTTTCTAGTGTTCTTAGGGTTTCTTTATCGGTTTTTAACCGCTCAATTCGAGATAGGTAAGCAGGTCGTTTATAACTTAAAAAGAGAGCTGCTAGTGTCTGGATATCAATGTATACAGGATTACCGATTGCTTCTTCAGTAATAGTTAAATCATCATTTTCATCCCAAATCAGTCCAAATATACGATTATTCCAATTAGCAATTGGGTCTTCAACAACAAAATGGAATGGTTTTCCAGTTGTAATAAATGGGTATGACTCGATAAATTTTTCAACATCAACAATTCTTGCCATAAAATAAGGCTCAATCGTTTCTTTGATTTCACTATCTTCAAATAAAAAGGCAATAGGTTCATTTTTAAACGTTTCACCTTGAACTAAATCAACCATTGAAAAATGAGCAGAGACAAAGTTCCATAGGCCGTGTCTTGCTTCTTGATTCAAATAAAACATTTCTTTGATATGGAAAACTTCTTCAGCAATCCAGTAAAAACAAACGCCTTGAGGTTCGCCCTCACGATTGTAATAGATAGCTGCTGTTCTTTCTTCTTCGTTTTCCCAACGCCAATATTCTTCCCAGTTTAAGTCTTGGCGAATCATTGCCCCGTGGTTTTGTTCAGCAAACTGATCATACACCACAAAAACATCTTCATGATTAATATCTTCTCGTTCAACGTAACCAGGAACATCAACACGTTTAGGTAATTGAGAATCTTTAATCTCAAAGGCAATTTTATCAGACATGATTTCCCAGCCTTTACGACGATAGTAGGGAATACTATAAGGGTATAGATAAGAAATCCACTGTTCATTATCACGCATTTTTTCAAGCCCAAGAGAAATTAAATCACTCATTAGACCAAAGTTTGTATATTCAGGGTAAGTTCCAACACCCGTTACCCCAGCCATCTTGTAAACCGTATCGTGAATGTTTACCTCACAAGGGTAGATAGCCAGTTGAGAAATCAGACGATCTTCATGGGTAAAGAAGCCGTAGACATCAGCTTCACGAAGGACAGGTCGTTTAGCTCGGATGATTTCAGATTCATCTTCATAACCACCTTCCTCAATATCAGAATCTGTTACTTGGAACACATAACGAAGTAATTCATTAAATTGCTTTAAGTGTTTCAGTTCAACTTTCTTCAAATACAGAGAATTTTTTAGTTCTTTTTTATCCATTATTTCACACCTCAAATTATTTTCATCCTTATTATAACAAAGACCTACTTAAAATACTTTAAAAACTGCTTAAAGCTTGGTATAATTAAAAATGCTGATTGAAAAGAAAGTAGGAGATTTTATATGAATTTTGAGGAAATGAAAAAAAGACAAGAATCTATTCGTAATTTCTCCATCATTGCACATATTGACCATGGAAAGTCGACATTAGCAGACCGCATTTTACAACAGACAGAAACTGTTTCTGATCGTGAGATGCAAGCTCAATTGTTGGACTCAATGGACTTGGAAAGAGAACGAGGCATTACAATTAAATTGAATGCAGTCGAACTAACGTATAATGCGAAAGATGGAAAAGAATATATTTTTCACCTAATTGACACGCCAGGGCACGTAGACTTCACATACGAAGTGTCCCGAAGTTTAGCTGCTTGTGAGGGAGCAATTTTAGTTGTAGATGCTGCCCAAGGAATTGAAGCGCAAACTTTAGCAAACGTTTATTTAGCCGTTGATAATGATTTAGAAATTTTACCAGTTATTAATAAAATTGATTTACCTGCCGCTGATCCTGAGAGAGTACGTGGCGAAATTGAAGAAGTTATTGGAATTGACGCAAGTGAAGCAGTTCTTGCTAGTGCCAAAGCTGGAATTGGGATTGAAGATATTTTAGAGCAAATCGTAGAATACGTACCAGCACCAACTGGAGACGTTGAAGCACCTCTAAAAGCGTTAATTTTTGACTCAGTTTATGATGCTTATCGTGGAGTTGTCTTAAACGTTCGTGTAATGGACGGCGTGGTAAAACCGGGAGATGTTATCCAGTTAATGCAAAATGGAAAAGAATACGAAGTAACAGAAGTAGGGATTTTCTCTCCAAAAGCTGTTTCTCGTGATTTCTTAATGGTAGGGGACGTAGGTTACGTTACTGCCAGCATTAAAAATATTCAAGACACTCAAGTTGGGGATACAATCACTTTAGCAAATAACCCAGCAACTGAAGCCTTAGAAGGTTATCGTAAAATGAATCCAATGGTTTATTGTGGACTTTATCCAATCGATACTTCTAAATATAACGATCTTCGTGAAGCTTTAGAAAAATTACAATTAAATGACTCTGCTTTAGAGTTTGAAGCTGAAACTTCTCAAGCACTAGGTTTTGGTTTCCGTTGTGGGTTCTTAGGTTTATTACATATGGACGTTATTCAAGAACGTTTAGAACGTGAATTTAACTTAGATTTAATTACAACAGCACCATCTGTAATTTATCATGTGAATAAAACTGATGGTACAACAGTTGTCGTTGATAACCCGGCTGAATTCCCAGAACCAAGTTCAATTGATTCTGTTGATGAGCCTTACGTAAAAGCACAAATTATGGTACCTAACGAATACGTTGGAGCTGTTATGGAGATTTCACAACGTAAACGTGGTGAATTCGTAACAATGGATTATTTAGATGATTACCGAGTAAATGTTGTCTACAATATTCCATTATCAGAAATTGTTTTCGACTTCTTTGATAGATTAAAATCAGGTACAAAAGGATATGCGTCCTTAGACTATGAATTAATTGGTTAC harbors:
- a CDS encoding ABC transporter ATP-binding protein, with translation MALIDIKNLNFKYAGNEEKTLKDVSLTVNQGEFVVLCGASGCGKTTLLNLLKPSLAPNGSREGEILFLDKELKEHDERSIASDIGFVMQNPDSQIVTDKVWHELVFGLENMGIPTNIMKRRVGEMASFFGIQHLFRKKTSELSGGQKQLVNLASVLVMQPKLLVLDEPTSQLDPIAATEFIQTLHKLNTELGITIVIVEHRLEDVFPLADKVIIMNDGEIIMDDSPRVVGETIQDYPKAISMIHGLPSAVRIFSGLNQQGTCPLTVREGKDFLNKFYLPNEESSTEEFEMDSESVEKESAIIKIKDVCFKYERDLPDVLYKLNLTLRKGEVFSVLGGNGVGKSTLLSVLSGQRRAYKGKVIIRDKSIKKYKNNELYKHNLAFLPQNPQTVFLKSTVEEDYREISKVIGYSNEEMTELIKETLEKLGISHLADKHPYDLSGGEQQKAALGKILLLKPSIILLDEPTKGMDAFSKKSFSKILSDMKKEDITVLMVTHDVEFAAENSDRCGLFFDRNIISIDKTVEFFASNTFYTTASNRIARDFYPKAITVENVVEEAKTKERMKAHD
- a CDS encoding GNAT family N-acetyltransferase, translating into MDKKELKNSLYLKKVELKHLKQFNELLRYVFQVTDSDIEEGGYEDESEIIRAKRPVLREADVYGFFTHEDRLISQLAIYPCEVNIHDTVYKMAGVTGVGTYPEYTNFGLMSDLISLGLEKMRDNEQWISYLYPYSIPYYRRKGWEIMSDKIAFEIKDSQLPKRVDVPGYVEREDINHEDVFVVYDQFAEQNHGAMIRQDLNWEEYWRWENEEERTAAIYYNREGEPQGVCFYWIAEEVFHIKEMFYLNQEARHGLWNFVSAHFSMVDLVQGETFKNEPIAFLFEDSEIKETIEPYFMARIVDVEKFIESYPFITTGKPFHFVVEDPIANWNNRIFGLIWDENDDLTITEEAIGNPVYIDIQTLAALFLSYKRPAYLSRIERLKTDKETLRTLERIIPDQAAYFSDYF
- a CDS encoding DUF58 domain-containing protein, with product MRKNRILVVLIWFFLLVLFFLQNSYKPIIVLSFFSIILIIDILLFIFSAKKYEVSTHLKSEFLDNKKISGQLTLKTTNRFLFNQVIVNYMLVNQLTNETIKKQVSFFNLKNNDETLNFQLESEYSGKLRLEVESIRFSDFFHLFEISGIGEISEEELVIYPDSYHFEITPPNFLGDANQTSLVINQNRAKQGDMFDFKTYEVGDPVKNIHWKMSMKEQELIVRELSEEASHKQLILLETNYLTTDSKVSNRSIHALVATFVSTIETMVKNNQTITIGWLSQTSQTIQVETISSKENLQLIEKCLADISYQQADGLVWHYFKDYITQVNYSRIIYLHPDLTRGNFNEFPQTFPIAIGENSNALPNTTHIHAEHYEADIVNLII
- the lepA gene encoding translation elongation factor 4, which encodes MNFEEMKKRQESIRNFSIIAHIDHGKSTLADRILQQTETVSDREMQAQLLDSMDLERERGITIKLNAVELTYNAKDGKEYIFHLIDTPGHVDFTYEVSRSLAACEGAILVVDAAQGIEAQTLANVYLAVDNDLEILPVINKIDLPAADPERVRGEIEEVIGIDASEAVLASAKAGIGIEDILEQIVEYVPAPTGDVEAPLKALIFDSVYDAYRGVVLNVRVMDGVVKPGDVIQLMQNGKEYEVTEVGIFSPKAVSRDFLMVGDVGYVTASIKNIQDTQVGDTITLANNPATEALEGYRKMNPMVYCGLYPIDTSKYNDLREALEKLQLNDSALEFEAETSQALGFGFRCGFLGLLHMDVIQERLEREFNLDLITTAPSVIYHVNKTDGTTVVVDNPAEFPEPSSIDSVDEPYVKAQIMVPNEYVGAVMEISQRKRGEFVTMDYLDDYRVNVVYNIPLSEIVFDFFDRLKSGTKGYASLDYELIGYRPSKLVKMDILLNTETVDALSFIVHKEFAYERGKAIVDKLRKLIPRQQFEVPIQAAIGTKIVARTDIKALRKNVLAKCYGGDVSRKRKLLEKQKEGKKRMKQIGSVEVPQEAFMAVLKMDEDEGKKK
- a CDS encoding energy-coupling factor transporter transmembrane component T, translating into MNLRSNELAFERFHPFVLFLYYMTIIFFSMFTTNPILLGISLIGSLAYLLIIAKSVWKVILYYSVIFMIIMLTNPLFVHNGETILFFMNDKPVTLEAFLYGGMVGLMIVSIIFWFKSYNEVMTSDKFIYLFGNIAPKISITLSMILRYVPLFKEQIKKINMTQKTLGLYASDSYSDKLLSGLRVFRSLIGWSLENSVDVARSMKSRGYGLKGRTHFSLFKFYFEDALLLGMNLIFLMIIFLMVKSGIVSINYYPLVDPFYFTTQTVLLYIGTGLFVLLPTLIEMKEQLLWRLLISKI
- a CDS encoding ECF transporter S component, with product MTKNKKIAMNLLLVVGVPLLILLGIYLFNDRKYNIISILVAIVACIPGFYKYEKRDSNMLLIVVIAVLSAISIIGRVAFGLIPFFKPVSAVVILSGIYLGKEEGFLIGALSAIGSNIFFGQGPWTPFQMFTWGMIGFISGLPWISKKCKENKFYLSLLGAFSGIIFTMIMDLWSTLNFQDVSLERYGLLLIKAAPITLIYIVSNIIFLLVLQEPIGKMLERIDQKYGIKEMGK
- a CDS encoding DUF4430 domain-containing protein — its product is MKKDFLIVVVLLFFGAFLFKGTKIQSVDDYYLTHIDDITPESETVTLSIEAKTLLDNMDKLDENLRSEKYVPKNGVILKETEVVLRNKDTVFDLLNRTTRYNKIQFDYQGSDNNSFGSNYIKGINYLYEFSAGPLSGWMYKVNGKFPDYGVSKYFAKDKDKIEIIYTCDLGRDIGGGFNNESEK
- a CDS encoding transglutaminase-like domain-containing protein, with the protein product MSQKLKEQQVSLSIEETTQNKVSPLKIIVSSIGILLMACSFYLMLSQFSTTIKANLKIGLLMIFLWVFLISLSKWFLKKNQKITLIGFLILFFFLFLLSFYWTKDAGIQIFNEFLAYLGRFNGAYYFGLEGGNKLNFTLFFLVLTQFLVLLSLTVAQFFYSGSLIVWLSYLIIGGFWLKSFNVYSLICLLLATLILLIFKKMNLNNQSVKLNVRLLALTLGFIILMITPIYLLKVDQMILTSGQVANLHEEIKDKKEVYNYGKDEFLPMGQLKNYQEKRTDKKVLEVEMSSIEPLYLKQFIGKEVAGNNWESLSKDSLYEDYSLNYWLNQAKFSSFSQLSDISLAVKNKKSKTNEIRVQNSNGSTKEQFLPYGMIKSKNWENEITNDAFIPGNKKKEETSYTYDIVSNVLTSYPRLVKDFSVMKKDKASNDYLLNESNYNEFVYKNYLSVPDELTGKLTTISGVNPHLKEHVYYEKADKIIIDYVKKNYQKPTKKDKTPKDFIDLALSNDYHLKFDTEIATLSTLLYRHMGIPARYVEGYVVTPESILRSKDNQVNITGKEAHAWTEIYQDGIGWVPKETMATYLNIMPQPEFEGLSYSGDKDNNEDAKGNATAKGRQELQDNEKSDTKQVEDKQKKEFKKTFIIILVSLLVLALIVGLGFILLKTLKAYNRRKQAKLAMEDTNSLIAAKAKLNEVFRLLEADQVSLPGGSLYDYVPLIDAQYKDAKYTQLYEKVIRDIQKSAYSNNSTLTDKEIGRMDKLLASTTYHVFENKSFKQKVKMKQILYYS
- a CDS encoding AAA family ATPase, whose product is MNNKVNEILLEVKKNVKGKDEVIEKILMTILAKGHVLLEDVPGVGKTTLALSFSRVMDLDFKRIQFTPDVTPSDVVGFTMYDSKKQDFVFKQGAVMSNLVLADEINRTSSKTQSALLEVMEEHQVTVDGQTYSVPEPFFVIGTQNPIGSAGTQMLPNSQLDRFMVCLEVGYPSNDALVDILRDRQSSKPLEKLQTLVTKEELLKMQEEVMKVTIHDDILMYIANLCEATRQHEMVELGVSPRGALAISLLAKSKAYVSGRDYVTPEDVLAIFSDATHHRLVLKNTARLANQHARLVIEAITKEVKTGLVNEGEKNA